The stretch of DNA GGCTGGCGCGACGAAGCGTACTACAAAAGCGACGCGTGGCGCGGTACGTGGAAAGACGAGGGCGGGGGCGTGTTGGTCAATCAGTCACCCCACCAGTTAGATCTGCTGCTCTGGTACATGGGCGAGGTCGAGAGTGTGTTTGGTGTTTGGGATAATCTCAACCACCCGTATATCGAAGTCGATGATACCGCACTGGCAATTGTCCGGTTTAAGAACGGCGGTTTAGGCAATATCATCGTCAGTAATAGCCAGAAACCGGGGCTATACGGCAAAGTGCATATTCATGGTACGTCGGGCGCGTCGATAGGCGTGCAGCCCGACGGCGGGGCGTTGTTTATTGCGGGTCGGTCGAGTGTTACCGAACCGCCCGTCAACGATCTCTGGACCATCCCCGGCGAAGAACACAAATTAGCCGAGTTCATCGCTGAAGACAAGGCTTTCTTTAACACCATCGATGCGACGGTGTATTATTTCGGTTTGCAGATTGCCGATTTCCGCGATGCCATTAACGAAAATCGCCCGCCAATGGTGACGGGCGAAGACGGTCGCAACGTGGTTGCGCTGTTTCAGGCTATTTACGAATCCAACCGAACGGGCGGGGTTGTTTCCCTCACCCCCGGCCCCTCCCGCAACGGCGGACCGCCCAGAACGGGAGAGGGGAGGGAGTAGAAGAGTTCTGGGCGAATGACCGATAGTTAGCCATATGCTGACATATGGCTATGTACTGCACCCCTCTCCTGTTTTAGGAGAGGGGCCGGGGCCGGGCCGGCGTTCCGGTGAGGTGCATTAATTAGCCGGGTCCACGGGCGTACTGGTATTGTTATCACGCTCGGTAAACGGATACGGCAGGAAATTGCGTGTTCGTTCGGCGTTGGCCTGGGGCGTTGTGTCGGGACCGGGGCGGCTGAACCGGCGGCTGTCTTCGAGCCGGAAACCCTGGTAGGCCAGTTCGATTTGCCGGTTTTCGTAAATCTGCAACAGAATGTCGTTGGCCGTTTGCGGACCGGCATAGGCTGGTAAGCCCGCGCCCACGCCCCAGGCATCCTGCGCCGGAGTTTTGGTTAGCACCCGGTTCAGTTCGGTTACGGCATTCGTCAGATCGTTCTTACGGGCGAAGGCTTCAGCCCGAATCAGCAGTATTTCGCCGGGCAGGTACACTGGCACCGGCGCGTTGTTGGCCGTATAAAAGCCCGTACCGAGGTTCTGCGTAGCGGTTGGATTGGCGCGGGTGTAGAACGCAATCCGACGGTCGGTGGGGTCAGGTGCCAGCGCACCCGTCAGGCCGAAGTTGGTGTTCGTGGGTGCAAACACGTTCGTGTTCCCGAAAGCCGTGAAGAACACGGGGTTCTGTGTGTTGTCGTCAAAGGCGAACGACGACCGCACGGTCAGCGTCACCCGACCGGCAGCGGCAATGGCCTTATCGAAGTCACCCACAAACAGCGCGTAGCGGGCAATCAGCGCCTGAATTGTGTTCGGAATGTCGATACCGACCGGAACGCGGGCCGTAAAAGCGGCAGAAGGGGGCGTAGTGCCAACGAGCGTAGCCGCTGTTTCCAACTGCTGAATGGCCGACCGCAGCAACTGCTCGCGCGATACAAACGGCGCATTGGTGCCGGTGGTGATAGGAGCCTGCTGGAAAAACTGCGCCAGCGTACCAAGCGACAGTGCCTTAAAAATCGACGCGTAGGCAATCACGCCCGATCGCAAACCGGGGTCGGCAATCACGCGCTCGGCATTGGTCAGCACAATATCTGACGTTGCACGGGTCAGTTGAGCACTTGTCCAGAGGTTACGCACCACGGCGTTGCTACCCTGTACACTCGCAAAGCCCTGTTCCAGAAACAGTTCGTCGGTGTTGCCCGCATTCAGCACGCGCAGTTCGCGAGTGGCTAAACCACCGGCTGTAACGGCGTTGTAGATCACGCCCGTCCGGCCAAATGTGTAGCGGTATTGCAGCCCGTTTACGAGCGTTACCAGCCCATCGGGCGAGTTCACGACCTGTACTTCGCTGGCCGCGCTCGGGTTCAGATATTCCTGATTGCAGGCATTCTGCGTCAACGTCAGTGCCAGCAGGGAAGTGATTATAAGGAGTTTTTTCATGATTTATGTGCGTTACCCCGCCCCCGTCCCCTCCCCAGAAGGGAGGGGTGAAACCTGAAAAGCTTCGCGCTCCTCACCCCTCCCTTCTGGGGAGGGGACGGGGGTGGGGTGTCTTTTAAAAAGTCGCCGACAGTTGGAGTTGATAGGTGCGGGGAATGGGGACGTTGCCGAAATCGACACCGCGAACCAGATCGGCGTTACCGCCTGAGTTGGTTTCAGGGTCGAATCCGTTGTAGTTGTCCCACGAAATCAGGTTGCGGCCAATCAGGGCCACGTTCAGGCTGCTGATGCCTTTGATACGCGGCAGTTGGTAGCTCAGAGCCACCTCACGCAGCTTCACGAACGAACCATCATCGACCCGAAACTCGCCAATCGGCCCGATAGCGAAGATATAACCGCGTTGCAGCGTACCGCGCATTTCCTGTTCGGTCAGTGTGCCAATACCTACATTTTCGCGGGTGCGTTTGTCGGCGTTGAATACCTGACTGCCCTGCACCGCGTCGAGCATGAACCGGAAGCCTAACTTCTTGTAGGTCAGGTTCGACGCAAACGAGCCAGTCCATTTTGGGTTTGGGTCGCCGATAATGCTGCGAATAAACGCGCCCGTAGGCTGACCCTGATCATTGCGACCCGGCGTGTACGAAAGGTCAGCACCGGCTCCCTGCGTACCCCGCTCGCGTTGCGGCAAACCCTGGGCCGTCAGTAGCAGCGAACCGTCGGGATTGCGGGCATAAGGAAACTCGAAGAATACGCTGGCGGGCTGGCCTTCAATCAAAAATACTGGCGCACCCGATACGGTCGAGATTTCGATGCGCGGGCTGCCGAGGCTCAGGATTTTGT from Spirosoma montaniterrae encodes:
- a CDS encoding Gfo/Idh/MocA family protein, giving the protein MPNNPLRIAIIGPSKVAHLHAKGVLQTPGTQLVAVYGRTLTKAQDFANQYNIRAYDNVTEMVTQEGIDLCLVTTTHPAHREPTVAALDAGSHVLVEKPLASSLDDCDAMLEAARRNGLHIGTISQRRFYAPSMRIREAIDAGKIGKPALGVVQMYGWRDEAYYKSDAWRGTWKDEGGGVLVNQSPHQLDLLLWYMGEVESVFGVWDNLNHPYIEVDDTALAIVRFKNGGLGNIIVSNSQKPGLYGKVHIHGTSGASIGVQPDGGALFIAGRSSVTEPPVNDLWTIPGEEHKLAEFIAEDKAFFNTIDATVYYFGLQIADFRDAINENRPPMVTGEDGRNVVALFQAIYESNRTGGVVSLTPGPSRNGGPPRTGEGRE
- a CDS encoding RagB/SusD family nutrient uptake outer membrane protein — protein: MKKLLIITSLLALTLTQNACNQEYLNPSAASEVQVVNSPDGLVTLVNGLQYRYTFGRTGVIYNAVTAGGLATRELRVLNAGNTDELFLEQGFASVQGSNAVVRNLWTSAQLTRATSDIVLTNAERVIADPGLRSGVIAYASIFKALSLGTLAQFFQQAPITTGTNAPFVSREQLLRSAIQQLETAATLVGTTPPSAAFTARVPVGIDIPNTIQALIARYALFVGDFDKAIAAAGRVTLTVRSSFAFDDNTQNPVFFTAFGNTNVFAPTNTNFGLTGALAPDPTDRRIAFYTRANPTATQNLGTGFYTANNAPVPVYLPGEILLIRAEAFARKNDLTNAVTELNRVLTKTPAQDAWGVGAGLPAYAGPQTANDILLQIYENRQIELAYQGFRLEDSRRFSRPGPDTTPQANAERTRNFLPYPFTERDNNTSTPVDPAN